A window of the Teredinibacter franksiae genome harbors these coding sequences:
- the crcB gene encoding fluoride efflux transporter CrcB, whose protein sequence is MLWLAVALGGAFGAMGRYGVSVLLAPQYIKFPVATLTVNVLGSLMMGVFYVIIVEKAMISQEWRHVIMIGFMGAFTTFSSFSIEALHLFQAGHWQTALIYVGLSFSLCIAAVFIGITITDNLI, encoded by the coding sequence ATGCTTTGGCTTGCGGTTGCATTAGGCGGCGCCTTTGGCGCTATGGGGCGGTACGGTGTATCTGTACTGCTAGCACCACAATACATAAAGTTTCCCGTGGCGACACTTACGGTGAACGTGTTGGGTTCACTGATGATGGGCGTTTTTTATGTCATCATTGTTGAAAAGGCTATGATTTCACAGGAGTGGCGCCATGTGATCATGATTGGTTTTATGGGCGCCTTCACAACCTTTTCAAGTTTTTCAATAGAAGCATTGCATTTATTTCAAGCCGGTCACTGGCAAACTGCGCTTATCTATGTGGGTCTTAGTTTTTCGCTCTGTATAGCCGCCGTTTTTATCGGAATAACAATAACTGACAATTTAATATAA